Proteins from one bacterium genomic window:
- the lptB gene encoding LPS export ABC transporter ATP-binding protein, whose amino-acid sequence MLRADGLAKRYGERTVVDDVSLSVRPREIVGLLGPNGAGKTTTFYMMVGLVRPDAGEVWIGSHNVTGEPVDIRVRSGLGYLAQEPSIFRRLTVEENILLVLEQRSELTPDARSEQAAELLEEFGLTHVRAQRAWTLSGGERRRVEIARALALDPAFLLLDEPFTGIDPRAVQELQETVRYLRERGLGVIITDHNVRDTLAITDRAEIIHGGRILFTGQPEEVLESSEARRLYLGEGFRL is encoded by the coding sequence GCTATGGGGAGCGCACGGTCGTCGACGACGTGTCGCTGTCCGTGCGACCGCGCGAGATCGTCGGCCTGCTCGGCCCGAACGGGGCGGGAAAGACGACGACGTTCTACATGATGGTCGGGCTGGTACGGCCGGACGCGGGTGAGGTATGGATCGGCAGCCACAACGTGACCGGCGAACCCGTGGACATCCGCGTGCGGTCCGGGCTCGGCTATCTCGCCCAGGAGCCGTCGATCTTCCGGCGCCTGACCGTCGAGGAAAACATCCTGCTGGTGCTGGAGCAGCGGTCGGAGCTCACCCCGGACGCCCGCTCGGAGCAGGCGGCCGAGCTGCTCGAGGAGTTCGGGCTGACGCACGTGCGCGCGCAACGGGCCTGGACACTCTCCGGCGGCGAGCGTCGGCGCGTCGAGATCGCGCGGGCCCTCGCGCTCGATCCCGCGTTCCTGCTGTTGGATGAGCCGTTTACCGGAATCGACCCGCGGGCGGTGCAGGAGCTTCAGGAGACCGTCCGGTATCTGCGGGAGCGGGGGTTGGGCGTGATCATCACCGACCACAACGTACGGGACACCCTCGCGATCACGGACCGGGCCGAGATCATCCACGGCGGCCGCATCCTGTTCACCGGGCAGCCCGAGGAGGTGCTCGAGAGTTCGGAGGCACGGCGGTTGTATCTCGGCGAGGGGTTTCGGCTGTGA
- a CDS encoding LptF/LptG family permease, producing the protein MTFTLLDRLLWSEIGSSFGFSLGLFSVLLVMNHLFYLARLVIGQGIAVQTALILMVYKIPYFVAFSVPMGVLLATVLGIGRLTDHNEIAALRVAGIRLYRIAVPVVLAGALATVGALIFSEGVVSLSDDQYRVVFNEVMSHGPDLRPVENVFFQAPTTGGNALYSAHQYDPRTRTLLGVTVVYLNAGQPLEIIEAQNATYRRGVEWTFHRGSVYAFQNGSVVTTAFDTLAVTVPRSPQEFTVAPQQPSDMSMRELARQVVTLHREGADARAFVGELNSRFATAASCIVFALVALPLSLRPHRSGPSMGLGLSILVLMAYYVIAIPAQLASDGRLLSPVLAAWLPDAVVCAGGAILLARAAR; encoded by the coding sequence GTGACGTTCACCCTGCTGGATCGCCTGCTCTGGTCCGAGATCGGGTCCTCGTTCGGATTCAGCCTCGGCCTGTTCAGCGTGCTGCTCGTGATGAATCACCTCTTCTATCTGGCGCGCCTGGTGATCGGACAGGGGATCGCCGTGCAGACCGCGCTCATCCTGATGGTCTACAAGATCCCCTACTTCGTGGCGTTCAGCGTGCCGATGGGCGTCCTGCTCGCGACGGTGCTTGGCATCGGCCGGCTGACCGATCACAACGAGATCGCCGCGCTGCGCGTCGCGGGGATCAGGTTGTACCGGATCGCGGTGCCGGTCGTGCTCGCCGGCGCGCTCGCGACTGTCGGCGCGCTGATCTTCTCAGAAGGCGTGGTCAGCCTCAGCGACGACCAGTACCGGGTCGTCTTCAACGAGGTGATGTCGCACGGCCCCGACCTCCGGCCCGTGGAAAACGTATTCTTCCAGGCCCCCACCACCGGCGGGAACGCGCTGTACAGCGCGCATCAGTACGATCCTCGAACGCGCACCTTGCTCGGCGTGACGGTCGTCTATCTCAACGCCGGCCAGCCGCTCGAGATCATCGAGGCGCAGAACGCCACCTACCGCCGCGGGGTGGAGTGGACGTTCCACCGCGGAAGCGTGTACGCGTTTCAAAACGGCAGCGTGGTGACCACGGCGTTCGACACGCTCGCGGTCACCGTGCCGCGTTCCCCTCAGGAGTTTACGGTCGCGCCGCAGCAGCCCTCGGACATGAGCATGCGCGAGCTCGCCCGGCAGGTCGTGACGCTGCACCGCGAGGGCGCTGACGCGCGCGCGTTCGTGGGCGAGCTCAACTCGCGGTTCGCGACCGCGGCCAGCTGCATCGTCTTCGCCCTCGTCGCGCTACCGCTGAGCCTGCGTCCCCACCGGTCGGGACCGAGCATGGGCCTCGGGCTCAGTATCCTCGTGCTGATGGCGTACTACGTGATCGCGATCCCGGCCCAGCTCGCGTCGGATGGGCGACTCCTGTCCCCCGTGCTCGCGGCCTGGCTCCCCGACGCCGTCGTCTGCGCCGGCGGGGCGATCCTGCTGGCGCGGGCGGCCAGGTGA